Below is a genomic region from Thermomicrobiales bacterium.
AGCGTGCTCCAGCAGTCGCTCAATTCATCGAACGCCTCGGGCGACCCAATCGTGCGCCAGCGATGCAGCGCGACTGCCACGCGGTCTACTGCATCGGTCGGCTGGTCCAGCCCTGCCTCGTAGGACTGCACAACTGCCATCAGCCGCGCCAGCGTCACAATATCGGTGCGGTTGTGCTCGAAGACAGCGTCAAGCGACGCGACATCCCGCGACTGCAGGTAATCGAAATACATCTGCGGGATCATCCAACCGGGGGCATCCAGCCCACGCGAGACGCCGAGCACCATGCGCTCGATCGTACCCAACGAGCAATTCGGCAGGCGATGCTTCCAGATTGCGCGCGCCGGCGAAAGGAGATCAAAATGAGTGCCCAACTCTGGGAATGACTGGGCGTGCATCCGATAGCGTGTGTCGAGTAGCGGAACATCAAAGGTGCGCCCGTTGTAGGTGACCAGTCCGTCCGCTCCCGTCAGCGCCTCCGACAGACCGGCAAGAAGCGCCCGCTCGTCGCCGGGATGACGCAGGAAGAACTGGCGCAGCAGGAAATCCCGCCCAACGAACCGCCCGATGCCCACAAGGAAGACATAGGTACCAGTTCCGCCGGATAAGCCGGTGGTTTCCGTATCAAGGAAGATCAGGCGACGCGGATCGTGGTAGCGGTGGTTGTTCGTTGCCGCGGCTGCGAAGAATCGCTCGTGGGCTGCCACAATGGGCTGCCCGCCAACGACACGCTCGATTACTGCGCACGGTCCTGCCGGTGTTGAAAGCAGGCGTGCTTCAGCGGGCAGGGGCCATTCGTCCTGCACCGCGCGCTGCGGACGCACCGCATCGCGTTGCAGCGCTCCGAATCGTTCGCGAAACGACCTCTCGCTCATCCGGATAACCCGTCCGTACTCATGCTGGACATTGTAGGCGGCTCGTCGAGGTTTGACACTCCAATTTGTGCAAGCCTAGAATCCTGTCAGGACAGGGAGAACGGGCCGCG
It encodes:
- a CDS encoding ribonuclease H-like domain-containing protein produces the protein MSERSFRERFGALQRDAVRPQRAVQDEWPLPAEARLLSTPAGPCAVIERVVGGQPIVAAHERFFAAAATNNHRYHDPRRLIFLDTETTGLSGGTGTYVFLVGIGRFVGRDFLLRQFFLRHPGDERALLAGLSEALTGADGLVTYNGRTFDVPLLDTRYRMHAQSFPELGTHFDLLSPARAIWKHRLPNCSLGTIERMVLGVSRGLDAPGWMIPQMYFDYLQSRDVASLDAVFEHNRTDIVTLARLMAVVQSYEAGLDQPTDAVDRVAVALHRWRTIGSPEAFDELSDCWSTLSVPTALRLRALREVTVTLKRQRNYATACAIWENALSDPSRDIRLLAAEELSKHLEHRERDHERALAIAQRGADGAALGGDLEMVAAFEHRLRRLEMKLRRTQTGHAVGEGMLDLE